Within the Medicago truncatula cultivar Jemalong A17 chromosome 4, MtrunA17r5.0-ANR, whole genome shotgun sequence genome, the region tttgtaattttatcaaaccaaataagactatatcaaaatttcaatgtCGTCAAGAGGTGAAACCAAATCCAcaactttaaagaaaatatataaatctatagaaaatatataaatcgaTTATAATGAAAAGGAATCGAGATAATCAAAtccaaatagaatataaaagtCGGACTTAATGAAATGgaatcaaaataatcacttcaaagcaaatataaaaccattttcaatttcataataccaaaataatcaactttaaataaagtatagAAATCCAACTTCagtgaaaataatcaaatgggtgaatcgagaactagctccatctcgttgatagccctctcctcctaatggtggcctttccatggggcggctccatctaacggatagctcttttctctcgactcaaaacaaagtgtaaaacattttcaattagaGAGTTTACCTCTCATTGATAGCCCCCTCCTCCTAATGGCGGCCTTTCCATAGGGGCGGCTCCATCTAATGGGGTAACTCTACCTAATTGAAATCACATACTAGGTGCACCTAGGTCGACACCATTATAACCGTAATTTTCAAAACATCATTCTTAAACCACAATGCTAAAACCATATATCACAACATAACGAAACTTGTTTCAAAATAcgtatcatcaaaactcaatcgAAGATCTATTACTTAAAATCATAAGTTAATTCAAATCCAAATCGTATACAAATATAATCAAACCTTTGAAAAACGCATATTTCAACACCACGTTTCACAACATATCAAAACAAATACGAAAATACATAAAATCCAATCCTCCGTTTCAATTTCTTTACTTTATAAAtcacaagtaaaatccaaatccaaatgaaGCGCATATTAACATTGAATATTCTCAAGAACATGTATCTCAAAACCGTATTTCTCCATATCTCAAAACCCATGTCATAGTATATGCAACCAAACAtctattttcaaatcatttGCTCAATAAGTCATAGATAAATCCAAATAGAGACCATAATAATATCGATGACTTTAAACATAAGTATcaatgagaagaaaaatgtTCAAAGGGCGTGTTCCCCATTTTTTATAAACACTTTAACatagaaaattatcaaaatatcaataatattaatagtgAAAATATGTGATAATGATCGTTATCAACTCACAACTATGAAGAAACAAATCCATTCCTAGCAATGTTGTCTGAAATGACCACCGAAAGCAGTTTCCACCGAATCTGAACATCAAACAATACTTTCAGCTCTTGTGAAAACTTATTTAAGATCACCTAACGAATAGATAAAAGGATTAGACAAAACCCCCAATTTGTTAGGCATAGGGTTTGAAATTGACTCATGAAAATCTAAGATTTTACTATCTATACTAGTTACACTACTCATCCAAGTTAGATATTATCACTAAATTTCATTAATCTTACCTCAAAAAGTCTCAATGAGCAACTTCTAAGATGAGCATTCTTCTCATTTCTTAAAGCATTAACCCAATTTCCCAAAATTATACCCAAAAGCACTTGTGGATTATAGAAAAGCTTTGATTTGGAATGAATACTTTTTCTCTACAAATCATCATTGAGTTATGTTTTTTGTTCGATGATTGAaaggagaagagaggaaaaaattgaatgaaggTTCTGGAAGATGGAATAGTGGGAAATAAAAGTCACGTGAGGTTCTTTTATaacactctttttttattttttatttatttttttggtttaaaatgAAACGGTGCGTTTCATTATCTTTCGCATCAGTCGTCGGAAAATGCTCTTGCTCTTCCCTTGCTGGCAATCGTGTGTTTCATTAGTACTTTGAAATTTATCAGAAcacaaactttgtttttcttataGCAAGCATATTCTGTAAATAAAGAACACATGGGAGCTTCTTGAGTAGTTAAATTCATTGTAATCAAACAAAACACACATAATTGTCATATAGTAATTTGTTTTCTCATTTCATTGGAAAAGGGATCTTTACAATTCGATATGGTtcctaatttaaaaaatgtctcAACTAATCTATATGTCAGTTTCCTACAATCTTACATTCATGTAATATTTCATAGCTCATTCAAGCGAGAAGTTATATGTTGAAAGGCATCTTCAGTGCAAGGAATTGTGAGGCCACCCATTGGATGATCATATCCAAACTCTTCTTCGGCTTGACTCAGCAAATCTTGAAACAATGTTTGGTTCAAGTATGATACGGGGATCACAATTCTCTTTTGTTTATCTCCAACGTACACTGCAAGATAGCCCTTTGGCACGTCCACAACTTTTGTAACTGATCGGCTTGAAGTAAACGATGATGACCTTCTAATGATACCAGGTAAACGAAAACCCATTGCTGAGTGTGTTAAAACTTGagaagaatttttaaaaaaagaacaaaaaaacttttaagCAATAACCaagtttttgaaatttgaatgctTTAGGATGTGAATGATTAGTTGGTATTGCAACCATgaatatatatagataaaagAATATTGCAAAACTATTGGCTACTTGAATGATTGGTGAAGGAGAGTTAGACTATACCACTATGgtatagtattaattagggttaGGTCATAGTTTCTACAGGGAGACAAGGGCATGTACAATATCACATGGGATTGTCTACAGGTTTTATCCAAAGATCAAATGTCATAATAGATAGTACAAGTCCCACcttctataaataaaataaaacaaacatattaccCTACCTGAAGTATCGATCCAAGAGTTCTGGTATGTTTAAACAACTCTTGATACTTATTTAGGGAGGCAGGGCCCGCGAAGTTCTGGTGTGCGAATTTCATGGGGTTTGTCttgcaaaaatataaaatgtggTTCATAATGGCTCATGATTTTGCATTCAATAGCCGGTCCTGCTTGAGGTTTTGAACTTGTACATGTATCAgataattaatatcaacattgtTTGTTGGCTATTGGCAAGATATGTTATAAGCAATGAACAAGGCATGAACCGCTTTTCTCAGCTACTCAATGTATTAGAGTAAGCATTTAACGTGTAGTATTAGAGTAACTAATTCTTATAGTTATAACggatttcatcaaataaaataaaatgataaataaagaGGTCAATGACTTTGCACTGTCAGTGTATTAAATTTTACACTGTAATTCAATTATAGCTCACAATGTAAAGCCTAATGTGTAAAACTCTTACATGGTTTTTTACATCCCTTCTGTATCAAAGAGAAGCAAATCATTACTGGAGAAAATGAAAGTGTTTTCAAGATCATGTCTCAACAACACTGGCCaatgaaataagataaagatacACATACTCCATTTCCAGATTATTGAACTACATAATACATTGTCCATAGCACATAAATGTGTTTAAGAAACATtaatatgaagaaaattaaaGTGAACAAAAACACACCAAGATCCTTGGTGTACATGTGTTCCATGGCTTTGAAGTGATGAAAACTTCAACTGAGAATTAAAGTGTGTAGGGTCCTTACCAACTGCCAAGGCATGTGATTACTTATAGGAAATTTCTACCTTACAACAATGTCTCATCAGTTTGCaattaaattatatgtcgtGTGGTAGTATTTGTGCAGTTGGAAAAAGTGGGGTATTGATGAAGACAATACTACAATCAAAAGGACTTTCCGTGCTATTCACAAAGTACTAATCCTGCAAGCTGTTATGACAAATACAGCCATTGATTTTAACTTCAGAAGACATAATAACATGCAACCATTGGATTTAAGCTTCCAGCAGACCAACGACTAATAGTAATGTGCCGATAATGTATCAAGAATTTAAGAAATTCCCTTTAGCTGTCATACTGTCATTTTAGCAGTGCATTATTTATTAGGACTAACCAATATAAAGTTCAATGAGATGTTGGTATGTCAAGATTGAGTAAGAGTATTGCATTGGATGAAAAAAGGTTGTTGTACATCGTATAAGCAATGTGTCCTATATACCCGATGTCTTGAGATTTTGGGGGAAGATGTGGTGTCGAAGCCACTTATGTGATTGCTTAGCCCAATGtcataaaaccaaaaaatcatctCATAACAGAATAGTGGTATCATAGCCGATTGTTTGACTAAAGGTGACTATCTCCTTGTATGATACAAGTTGTATCGAAAGTGTTCCTGATAATGGTAGTTAGTATTCATATTGTATGCCAACTGCAGTAAAAGTTAATGTGAGCAAAGTGATTATTCTAGCTGTAAATATGTGGGTGACTCATCTATAAAGAGGGCCATTATTCTAAAACATCTTGTGGCTCTGAAAATCTATAAGACAACACCATGTGGTGGTTTGTGAGCTGTTGTCTCTCACTACAGCCCATCATAATCTATAAGTACTGATGTCATTCAGTAAAATAGTTTACCTTGTTACTGAATTGTTATTATGTCGTTTTTAGATTActaagttgtttttttcttatagtAAGCAACATTTCTCATATTGTCAAACTCATTTCTTAAGTGCAATAAACCAAAAACATAGAAGAGCTGCTTGAATAGTCGAATTCATTGTCGTTAAACAAAATTGATATACAATTTATCAATCTAATGGTCATTTTTTTGCATCTTTACAATTTGATAAGATGCCtagtttacaaaaaaataaatatcccTACTAAACTATGTCAGTCTAATTTGGTGTTAGGTTCATAGTCCATTCAAGCAAGAAGTTATATGTTGGAAGACATCTTCGCCACAAGGAATGGTGAGGCCACCCATTGGATGATCATATCCATGCTCTTCCTCAACTTGTATCAGCAAGTCTTGAAACAATGGTTGGTTCAGGTATGATATGGGGATCACAAATCGCTTTTGTTTCTCTCCAACATACACTGCAAGATATCCCTTTGGCACGTCCACAACTTTTGAAACTGCTCGGTTTCCAACAAATGAT harbors:
- the LOC120580015 gene encoding auxin-induced protein 15A, producing the protein MGFRLPGIIRRSSSFTSSRSVTKVVDVPKGYLAVYVGDKQKRIVIPVSYLNQTLFQDLLSQAEEEFGYDHPMGGLTIPCTEDAFQHITSRLNEL